The Vanessa atalanta chromosome 2, ilVanAtal1.2, whole genome shotgun sequence genome has a segment encoding these proteins:
- the LOC125073052 gene encoding homeobox protein B-H1-like, translated as MTVQRDERDARAPRTRFMITDILDAAPRDLSAHRDSDSDRSATDSPGVKDDSDDVSSKSCGGDASGLAKKQRKARTAFTDHQLQTLEKSFERQKYLSVQDRMELAAKLGLTDTQVKTWYQNRRTKWKRQTAVGLELLAEAGNYAAFQRLYGGYWAGVPAYPAQPTPTADLYYRQAAATAAAAASASANTLQKPLPYRLYPGAPLGGVPPLGLGLPGPSAHLGSLGAPGLGALGYYAQARRTPSPDVDPGSPAPPPRSPREPSIEQRSDDEDDDETIHV; from the exons ATGACGGTGCAGCGCGACGAGCGCGACGCGCGCGCTCCACGAACTCGCTTCATGATAACAGACATACTCGACGCTGCGCCTAGGGACCTAAGCGCACACAGAGATTCCGATTCGGACAGATCGGCTACAGACTCACCAG GTGTGAAAGATGATTCGGACGACGTATCAAGTAAATCCTGCGGCGGGGACGCATCAGGTCTTGCGAAGAAACAAAGGAAAGCGCGCACTGCGTTCACAGACCACCAACTCCAGACCTTGGAGAAATCATTTGAAAGACAGAAGTACCTCAGCGTGCAAGACAGGATGGAGCTAGCAGCAAAACTTGGCCTCACCGACACGCAAGTTAAGACGTGGTATCAGAACAGACG GACGAAATGGAAACGTCAGACGGCAGTTGGTTTAGAGCTACTAGCCGAGGCCGGTAATTATGCAGCGTTCCAGAGACTATACGGTGGATACTGGGCGGGAGTACCGGCTTACCCCGCACAGCCTACACCTACTGCCGACCTGTATTACCGACAAGCTGCTGCtactgctgctgctgctgcgtCAGCCTCTGCTAACACGTTGCAGAAACCCTTGCCTTATCG GTTGTATCCAGGCGCGCCTTTAGGAGGCGTTCCACCTCTAGGCTTGGGGTTACCGGGTCCTTCGGCTCACCTCGGCTCCCTTGGGGCTCCGGGGCTGGGAGCTCTAGGTTATTATGCACAAGCAAGACGTACGCCCTCCCCTGACGTCGACCCGGGGAGTCCAGCCCCTCCTCCCCGCTCTCCTCGAGAGCCTTCTATAGAACAGCGTTCTGACGACGAAGATGACGATGAAACCATACACGTGTAA